A DNA window from Siniperca chuatsi isolate FFG_IHB_CAS linkage group LG6, ASM2008510v1, whole genome shotgun sequence contains the following coding sequences:
- the LOC122877920 gene encoding transmembrane protein 125, whose product MPELDNFAPLRGPRGPELGLNGPADPLRIQHNILEEQVELWWFRDPGKSLLCYCVAVVLILGCGLGGVGLLSTTTSVSSEWRLGAGTALCLLALGVLLKQLLSSAVQDMNCIRSRQRINMLKSGGLSDLLVVLITGLSLLICGGVLLRLALANHMPKPGQALNDMYISGVVLLAGGGTAVVGVGIYSIVVVLLERTRHGRRLMDRVLNIFTVSGRMDRQARRETTSSLANLI is encoded by the coding sequence ATGCCTGAACTGGACAACTTTGCCCCCCTGAGGGGTCCCAGAGGCCCTGAGCTTGGCCTAAATGGTCCAGCAGACCCACTTCGGATTCAGCACAACATCCTGGAGGAGCAGGTGGAGCTGTGGTGGTTCAGAGATCCTGGGAAGTCTCTGCTCTGCTACTGTGTGGCTGTAGTTCTAATCCTGGGCTGCGGGCTGGGCGGCGTCGGCCTTCTATCCACCACCACCAGCGTCTCAAGCGAATGGCGGCTGGGCGCAGGCACGGCCCTCTGCCTGCTAGCCCTGGGAGTCCTGCTCAAACAACTGCTCAGCTCAGCTGTGCAGGACATGAATTGCATTCGAAGCCGACAGCGGATCAACATGCTAAAAAGTGGTGGATTATCAGACCTCCTTGTGGTTTTGATTACTGGGCTGTCACTGTTGATTTGTGGAGGGGTTCTACTACGTCTGGCCCTGGCTAATCACATGCCGAAGCCTGGCCAAGCCCTTAATGACATGTACATCTCTGGAGTGGTTTTGCTAGCTGGAGGGGGGACTGCAGTTGTGGGCGTTGGAATATACTCCATTGTGGTGGTCCTTCTTGAAAGGACAAGGCACGGACGAAGGTTGATGGACCGGGTTTTGAATATATTCACTGTTTCTGGACGCATGGACCGTCAGGCTCGCAGAGAGACTACCTCCAGTCTGGCTAATCTCATATGA